The nucleotide window TGGAGTGGTCATGAGAGAAGTCATGCGCCGGGTGGAGGGGAGAGCGGAGGGGAAGGTGGTTTCTGAGGTTATCCGGAAACTCTTAGAAGCGGGGTGATAGAGAAGCTTGTCTGCGGAAGTATCGATTCGAGATGAGGAGTTCCGTCTGACCCTCGGGAGCATCAAGGAAGCCCAGAAGCTTTTCGGATTCCTTGATGTCAATGTGCGGGTGATTGAGAGCGTATTTGAGGTCGATGTGAGCATCGAGGGCGACACCATTGTCGTCCGGCGGAGGGGAAAGGAAAACCTCAGCCTTGTAGAGCGGTTCCTCACGGAGCTCGTGGATTTCCTCAGGGAAGGAGCAGAACCGACGCCTGAAGATTTGCGCCGAATGGCCACGAGCTTCCGGGAGACGCAGAAAGTCTGGTGGAGGGACGAAGGGACCATCTTCGTCACCGCTTCCCACAAGCCGATTCGGGCGAAAACCCCGGGTCAACTCCAGTACGTTCGGGCCGTTCGGAACTCCGACATCACCTTCTGCATAGGTCCTGCAGGAACGGGGAAGACGTACCTTGCCATGGCCATGGCCTGTGCGGCCCTCCAGAAAAAGGAGGTCGGTCGCATCGTTCTCGTGCGTCCTGCGGTGGAGGCAGGAGAAAGCCTTGGGTACCTTCCCGGAGACCTCAAGGAAAAAATCGAGCCGTACCTTCGGCCGTTGTACGACGCCCTGTACGAAATGCTCTCGCCTGAGCGGTTCCAGCGCTACTCAGAGCGCGGCATCATCGAGGTCGCGCCTTTGGCCTACATGCGAGGGAGAACGCTTAACGATTCCTTTATCGTCCTTGACGAGGCTCAGAACACAACCTCCGAGCAGATGAAGATGTTCCTCACCCGAATGGGTTTTGGGTCAAAGGTTGTGGTTACCGGAGATATCACCCAGATTGACTTGCCGCCGGGGAAGCGCTCCGGGCTCATAGTGGTTCAGGAAATCCTTCGAGATATCCCGGGAATCTCTTTCGTCTACCTTTCCGAGAAAGACGTTGTACGACACCATCTCGTGCAAAAGATCATCCTTGCCTATGAACGCTTCGAGGCGAATATGGCCAGGCGGTAAGGGCGTTTCGCTTCTTCGCCTCACCCACTTTTTCATCCACGGGGTATCCCTCTTTGCCCTTCTCGGTATCCCCCTCCTTTTCCAAGGTATCTCCCTCCGGGAAGGGCAGGTGGCTTCTCGGGACGTGGTTGCCCTGAGGACGGTGGAAGTTGTTGATGCGGTGGCCACAGAGAAGCGCAAAAGGGAGATCCTTGCCGCGATTCCTCCAGTGTACCGCGTGGATGAGGGCATCGTGCGCCAGGTCAAGGAGGAGATGGAGGGGTTTTTTGCCGCTATGGATGAGGCTCGGAAGGGAGCCCTTCCTTCTCTTCCCGAAACGGTGGAGAGCCTTGCCCGGAAGTGGGGGGTGACACCGAAGACCGTACTCTGGCTCCTTGAGGCTCCTGAGGAGGTCTACAGGAGCCTTCGGGGGTTCCTCTACGACCTCTTCGCCACCCGTTTTTTCCTGGAGCCCGTCCCTCGCGAGGATGCCAACCGGGTACTCCTTGAGATGAACGCCCAGATTGAGCGGGCAGGCTTCTCGGGAGAGGCTATGTGGGTTGCAGGGCTTCTGGTTGCCCGATTTTTCCGGCCCAATGCGGTTGTCGATGAGGCTGAAACCGAGAAGCTCCGGGAGCGTATCCTCGCCTCCTTTGAACCGGTACGGAAAGTCATTCGCCGGGGAGAGGTCCTCATCCGCAAGGGGGACATCGTGACGCGAGCCCACATCCAGGCTCTTGCGGCTCTCGGGATGCTCGGAGAGGAGGGAAGGTTCTCTCGCGCAGTTATCCTTGCTCTCCTCGTCGCCGGAGTTGTGGTGCTGGGATACCTCTACTTCTCCCACTTCACGCCCCGCTTTTTCGAAGACCCTGTAGGTCTTTCGGTACGCGCTCTTGCCGTAGCCACGGTGCTTGTTCTGAGTCTCTTCGCTGGCCGAATCTCTGGGGCCTTTTCCGTCATGGGTGCCCTTCCCCTTGTCCTCTCCACCCTTTTCGGGCGAGAAGTGGCCCTGGGAGAGTCGCTCCTTCTTTTCCCCCTCCTTTTCTGGGTGTGGCGGCCGGATTTATCCGGGACGGTGCTTCTTTTCGTGCACCTCATGCTCCCTCTTTTCCTCAGGACACCCCTGAAGCGTCGAAACCTTATCCGGGTGGGGGTATTACTCTCCTTTGCCGGGGCAGCGCTTGCGGGATGCTCTTCTCTCTATGACGGACTTGCAACTTCTCAGGTTCTTGCGGCCATGGCGTACGGAGGAGCAGGAGGTGTCATGGCCTCGGTGATTGCCCTGGGCAGCCTCTCCCTTTTCGAGCACCTCTTCCACGTAACGACCGATGTTCGCCTCATGGAGCTTCTGAACCCGAATCACCCCCTCCTCAAGCGGCTGATGTTCGAGGCTCCGGGGACGTACAGTCACAGCCTCGTGGTGGCCAATCTCGCCGAGGTGGCGGCTGAAGAAATTGGTGCTAATGCCCTCCTTGCAAGGGTCGGAGCCTACTACCACGACATAGGGAAGCTCAAGCGGCCCCAGTGGTTCATCGAAAACCAGATGAACCCCGGAGAGAACATTCACAACCGTCTCTCTCCCTACCTGAGTGCTCTCGTCATTGTGAACCATGTTCGTGATGGCCTTGAGATTGCCCGGGAATT belongs to Candidatus Caldatribacterium sp. and includes:
- a CDS encoding PhoH family protein, giving the protein MSAEVSIRDEEFRLTLGSIKEAQKLFGFLDVNVRVIESVFEVDVSIEGDTIVVRRRGKENLSLVERFLTELVDFLREGAEPTPEDLRRMATSFRETQKVWWRDEGTIFVTASHKPIRAKTPGQLQYVRAVRNSDITFCIGPAGTGKTYLAMAMACAALQKKEVGRIVLVRPAVEAGESLGYLPGDLKEKIEPYLRPLYDALYEMLSPERFQRYSERGIIEVAPLAYMRGRTLNDSFIVLDEAQNTTSEQMKMFLTRMGFGSKVVVTGDITQIDLPPGKRSGLIVVQEILRDIPGISFVYLSEKDVVRHHLVQKIILAYERFEANMARR
- a CDS encoding HDIG domain-containing protein, translating into MNASRRIWPGGKGVSLLRLTHFFIHGVSLFALLGIPLLFQGISLREGQVASRDVVALRTVEVVDAVATEKRKREILAAIPPVYRVDEGIVRQVKEEMEGFFAAMDEARKGALPSLPETVESLARKWGVTPKTVLWLLEAPEEVYRSLRGFLYDLFATRFFLEPVPREDANRVLLEMNAQIERAGFSGEAMWVAGLLVARFFRPNAVVDEAETEKLRERILASFEPVRKVIRRGEVLIRKGDIVTRAHIQALAALGMLGEEGRFSRAVILALLVAGVVVLGYLYFSHFTPRFFEDPVGLSVRALAVATVLVLSLFAGRISGAFSVMGALPLVLSTLFGREVALGESLLLFPLLFWVWRPDLSGTVLLFVHLMLPLFLRTPLKRRNLIRVGVLLSFAGAALAGCSSLYDGLATSQVLAAMAYGGAGGVMASVIALGSLSLFEHLFHVTTDVRLMELLNPNHPLLKRLMFEAPGTYSHSLVVANLAEVAAEEIGANALLARVGAYYHDIGKLKRPQWFIENQMNPGENIHNRLSPYLSALVIVNHVRDGLEIAREFRLPREVQNIIRSHHGRSVVRYFYEKALRSGKGKVSRDTFRYPGPLPRTPEEAIVFLADSVEAAVRSMRDPTPRRIEMTVRNIVRTYLEDGQLDDSSLTLRDINRIARRFVLFLSGMVHVRVPYPELTEGGSREKG